TGGCTCATGACGAAAGGCAATCCCCCACGTGCCGGCGCGGGTCCTAACAGGTGACACACGCTAATTCTAATCCCCGACAAAAAGTCGAGCAACGACCCTAAAACTAGAGCTAGAACAGCATTGAACTCACTGCGGCGCTGGCGGATGGCTACGCAATGAGCCAGACAGGAAGGATCGCCTGTCAGTCTCATCACTTCGCCGACCGCTTGTAAGGCGCCTCCGTTCAGTTAGGGGAAGCAAGTATGACACTTCATTCGCCTAAGCATACGTCAGTCGGCAGCGAGTCACTGCACTTCATCTCTTTTAAACAGCAACCTGGATTGCATCCACTCAGCAGCGCAGGCACAACTGCGGGGTCGGCCGAAGTCATGAGACAACTGGCACGCACTTCGCCAGCTGGCTTATGACGTAAGGCAATCCCCCACGTGCCTGCGCGGGTCCTAACAGCGGACACTGGCTAACTTCTAGCGCCCGCCAACGAGTCGAGCAACGACCCAACAACCCAACAACCCAACAACCCAACAACCCAACAACCCATCACCAGCCGAGCAACGCCCCCAAATCAAAAAAATATAAAATCCCACTTGCTAACCTGTCAGAAAATTCGTAGTATAGGAAGAGAAGGAGTGTGAAGTCTTTGTTAACAGCTCATACAGCAAGCGGGAAGCAAGTCGTGCTGACACGGCAGATGTCCCCGGCCAGCTTACGGGATTGGCGTAAAAACGAAACCTTTCATTGTCCCCAGTGCAAAGAACAAGTACTCCTGAAAGTCGGCGAAATCGTCATACCCCACTTTTCTCACCAGCAGCAAACCAACTGCCGGGACAGCTTCTCAGAAGGGGAGTCCCCAACCCATCTGCTCGGCAAAACCCAACTCTATGAACTATTCACAGCCCATCAACTGCCAACTGTACTGGAACCATTTTTGCCGGACATCAAACAGCGGCCGGATCTGCTCGTCACATGGCAAACGCAGCAAGTGCCGATCGAATTCCAATGCAGCACCATCCCAATTTCCCACGTTAACGAACGTAATGCGGGATACCGCATGCTGGCTATGCTGCCAATTTGGATCCTCGTGACACCGCGCGCCATCCAGTCCTCCTCGGCATCTGTTCTCACTCATCGTTTCTCCCGCTTCCAGCAACATTTTATTCGCCACATAGACTCCGTCGCCAGTGAACAATTATCCATATTTCTCACATACAACCCAGAAAAGCAGCAATTCCATTATCTCAGTCATTTCATACACCTTCGCGGCACCCAGTTTGCGGTCTGTCACTCTGTTATGCGCATGAAACACCAGACAGTTCCGTTTGCTGTTCCCGCAGCGCCGTCGAGCGCGGAGATACAGGAATTGGCACGCCATTATCTGACTGCGCGGCGCAAGTATCTTCGCTCGGTAATTGGGTATAATCAAAGAGGTATCCATCATCGGTTTTTGCGGGCTTGTTATGAAATGCGTATACAGCCTATTCAGCTGCCGGCATGGATAGGCGTGCCTACGTTCGGACAAGAGGCGTTTACAGAGTCGGACAGCGAATGGCAGCTGCTGCTTATTGCGGCCATGAGACAAACACGGAGAACACAATTCCAGCTAGACGCGGGGGTCCTTCATTCATTCGTCAAGACATTTGAAGGTGACTCCGTGAAGCAGCTGGATGCTTGTAAACACTATGTGGATTTCTTGAGACAGCGGCGCATAGATATCTATCGTATGGATCAATTCAGCGGAGGAGATTTTGTGCCGGGAATCCTGGCAGGGAGATTTCTTGCAATGCATGCCCGGAATTGAGAAAATATAAAAGAGACAAATACTGGTGAAATTGGTGAAGGAGGAATTGGATTGACAAATGACAACAGAGTGTTGACGCGCGATGAGGTATCTGAAGAAGAAACGTGGCGCCTGGAGGATATATTTGCATCCGACGAAGCGTGGGATGCAGAGTACCGCAAAATCGAAGGGATGGCCAATGAAGCGGAGCAGTATAAGGGCACGCTTGGAAACGGTGCGCGTCCGCTGTTTGAAGCATTGACGTATCGCGATAAATTGGCAGAGCGCCTGCGCAGACTTTATACGTATGCACACTTGAAAACAGATCAGGATACAACAAACAGTTTCTATCAGGCAATGGACGGACGCATTAGAACACTAGTCGTGAAAATATCTACAGCACTGTCTTACTTCACACCTGAACTGCTTTCGATTGATGAGAAGAAGTTGAATGAAACGATTGAGTCGCATGAAGGATTGCGTTTGTATAAGCAGGAATTTGAGGAATTGAATGCTCAGCGTGCACATGTGCTTTCATCCGAACAGGAAGAGCTGATTGCACAGTTATCAGAAGTGACAGGGAAGTCTTCTGAAACATTCAGTATGCTCAATAATGCGGATTTAACTTTCGGAATGGTGAAAGACGAAGAAGGCAATGAAATACAGCTGACGCATGGCCGTTACTCGCGCTTCCTTGAGAGTAAAGATCCGAAAGTGCGCGAGGCAGCATTTAAAGAGATGTATGCAAGATACGGCGAGTTCAAAAATACGTTCGCTTCCACATTGAGCGGAAACGTCAAAGGACATAATGTCAGTGCAAAAATCCGTAATTACAGTTCAGCGAGAGCCGCTGCGTTATCGAATAACCATATTCCCGAACAAGTGTATGAGAATCTGGTTTCTACGATTAGCAATAACTTAAATTTATTGCACCGTTATATAGCGCTCCGCAAGAAAGTATTGAAGCTCGATACACTTCATATGTGGGATATTTATACTCCGCTCGTGGAAGACACAGAGATGAAGTATACGTATGAAGAAGCGAAAGAAACGATGCTGGAAAGTTTCCATCCGCTCGGTGAAGACTACAGATCGGTCGTCAGAGAAGGTCTTGAGAACCGCTGGGTCGATGTACGTGAAAATAAAGGGAAACGTTCAGGAGCTTATTCATCGGGTTCATATGGAACAAATCCTTACATCCTAATGAACTGGCAGGACAATGTCAGCAACTTATTTACGCTGGCGCATGAATTCGGTCACAGTGTGCACAGCTATTATTCCCGTAAGTACCAGCCGTTCATCTACAGCGGCTACTCCATTTTCGTGGCGGAAGTTGCTTCAACTGTGAATGAAGCGCTGCTGAATGACCACTTATTGAAAGTGACGAAAGATGAAGATCAAAGAATCTACTTACTGAACTATTGGCTCGACGGATTCCGCGCAACGGTGTTCCGCCAGACGATGTTCGCTGAATTTGAGCATTTGATCCATACACTGGATCAGCAGGGTGTTCCATTGACGGCTGAGAAGCTGACGGAAGAATATTATGCACTCAATGAAAAGTATTATGGTGATGCGATTGTCAGCGATGAGGAAATTGGATTGGAATGGGCACGGATCCCGCATTTCTATATGAATTATTATGTTTATCAGTATGCGACAGGATACAGTGCGGCAGTGGCATTGAGCAAACAGATTCTTGAAGAGGGCGAGCCGGCCGTCGAACGATATATCACGAACTTCCTGAAAGCAGGATCTTCTGATTATCCGATAGAAGTGCTCAAAAAGGCGGGCGTTGATATGACGTCGGAAAAGCCAATCGAAGACGCGTGCCGCGTATTTGAAGAACGTTTACTTGAATTAGAACAATTACTGGAAAATAGACAGTAAATTCAGGCTAATCGATTCGACAAGCAATGACAAAGTTTGTGACATATGAATGAAAGCTGTTGTAAATTGTTGAAGTCAATAAATATTTATGATATGGTATGAATGTGGAATAAATCACATACCAAACATACACCCCTTTTGTTTGAACGTGAACATTTCTCCCATTCCCTTTGAAAAAGAGCAGTCACTCCCCCCCAGGAGCGATTGCTCTTTTCTTTTTATGCAAATAAAAAAGCTGTGGCCCCAAAATGGGGGCCGCAGCCAGTTATGAGTGCTGTTTAATGAGTGAACAGTTTGGTTGTTTTTTTCGCCAAATGGTACGGTCTTGCAATGGAAGTCTTTCAATTTCCTGTTTAAGCAAACGTTTCTTTAATTCGCGTTCTGCTTCTTTTTCCGTCAGATGGCATACTTCTGCGATTTCGCCCGTTGTCAGCAAGTCGAAACGGTCGAAAAGCGAATCGATGGACGGCGGCATTTCCGGTAAAAGTGGCTCTCCGATCAGTTCTTCAAGAATCTGCTCGTAAATTTCATAGTCATATAGACCGCTCACTTTTAAACCTTCATCTTCAATATTACTGTTGAAAAAGACGAAAGCCGGCGCTTCATCCACTTCCATTTCATTCCCCAGATACATATCGACCTGCAAGGCACGCATGGTTTCATCAGAAGTGAAGTCTGCAATGAATTCATCGACGTCTAAGTTGACGCGTGCAGCAATTTCCACCAGCACTGAATATGATGCGACATCCCGATTTTTCAGAAATGAATATTCGAGTAAACAAGACAAATACCGGAAGCCCGCCCGTTTCCCCTGAAATTCAGCAGCTTTTACTGCGATGTTAGGGAAACAAGGATTTGACCGCCTAGTCGACTTGGCGTCTTTTGGATCAATTAAAGAAGGGACATTCAGTTTTGTCATTGGTGTTTTCAGTGCAATCCGCAACGTGAAATAGTGGTCATATTCGACTTGCATTTTGCGCAGCATCGGCTGGAGCGACCAGCAGTCCTTGCAGTACGGGTCCAGAAAGACATAAAGTTCAATGGGCTTTGCTGAAGCAGAATAGTGCAACGTATCATCGATTACGGTTAGATAGTTCACTGATCTTCCTCCTCGTTCCTATTTACCATGTGGTTGGCTGTTAAGACAAGGCGTTTATAGTATACATCCCGAAGTGGTCCCTCCAGTCCTACATCATCCATCGCTTCTGCCATGCAGGCAAGCCATGCATCAGCGCGTGCAGGTGTTATAGGGAAAGGCATATGACGGGCTTTCATCATAGGATGACCATGTTCTTCGGTGAATAGGTTAGGTCCACCCAGATATTGTGTCTGAAATTGTTTTTGTTTCCGGGCTGTTTCGGATAAATCATCAGGAAATATCGGATAAAGGTCTGGGTGAACAGCTACTTTTTCATAAAATTTATCAATCAGTTCGTGTAACCTTTTTTCGCCGATCTCCTCAAAAGGGATGACAGGTTTTCGGGTCATTGCATTCACACCCCTTCGTATATCTTTGTCTATATTCTATCAACGAACGTTTTTCTATACAAATAAAAGAACTTATTTTGTTTCTTGTTATATATCAGATTTGGAGTCAGATGTTTGCCGGCCCTTGAATTCAGTGGCTTTCGCTGGAACCGGGAAAGATTTGATTTATGCCCGCTGCGGACAGGGTGTGTAACTATTTTAGTTGTCCGGCCGGTCGGAAAGAACCTGCGCAGGACATTTTTTTGTTTACGATTACCCTATGAGAGAGGATTATATATAAAGCAAAGAATCAGACCATCTGACTGTAATAGGTCATTACTTTTTTCACGTAGTTTTGTGTTTCTTTAAAAGGCGGGATGCCTCCGTATTTTTTCACGTTGCCTGGACCTGCATTGTATGCTGCGAGTGCCATTTCTTTTGAGCCGAATTGATTGAGCATTTTCCGCAAGTATTTGGCGCCGCCCATGATATTTTGCTGCGGATCCATCGGGTTTGTCACACCGAGATGCTTGGCTGTGCCCGGCATCAGCTGCATAAGCCCGGCTGCACCTGCGCGGCTTACGGCATTGCTTTTAAAATTGGATTCCTGCCTGATGACGGCAGCAATCAGTTTTTCTGGCAGCTGGTATGTATCCGCCGCCTGTTTGATGATATCTGCGAACTGTGTTTTTGAACTGACAGGTGCCGAGTCAGGCATCGCAGCCGCCGCTGTTTCAGCAGGACGGGAAGGCAGACTGAATGGCAGGGCATTTGTTCCTTGGCTCAGCAGCTGTTCAGCTGTCCCTGCCAGTTCAGGACCAAGACGATCGCCCGCCATCAATTGTGTCAGCATCGTTTGAAATTCATTGGTTCCGGCCGAAGAGTTGGCACTGAAGGATTGAACAGCGCCAAGAGTCTGCAGCGTATTAATTTCCAGCAGCAGACGCATATTACGTGGGTCTAGATTCACACTTTCTCCCCCTAATTTCAAAGAAAAATTTATCGTTTAGTTTGTTATATCTATTATACCAACTTTCTGAGCGCAATGCATAATAACAAAATGCAACTGCGTGTGTCATATGGTAGACTGAACGTAAAGACTTTAATTAAGGAAGTGGATGTCGTGGATATGACAAATAAAATTATAGAAACAAGCCGGCATGGCAGTGAAATTCACTTTATCATGAATCCTGAAGCAGAATGGCCTTTAGGTTCTCCAACCGGAAAAATGCTGACAGACACAGATCGGCAGCTGTTTGTTTACATCTTTGATCATGAGTCTGGCTATCGCTATGCGTATTTTCCGAAAGAAACGTGGGCGGGTCTCGCTGATATGGTGCTGGAACAGGCAGAACCTGTTTTGATTTGGCAAGATCAGCAAGTATCATTGACGGGTGCGGCGGAAGAAATGCACGCTCTTATCTTTAATATTGAAGGAAATGATAATTACGGGGAAGAATTCAGCACCGCTGTGGAAGAAATATTCAAACCTGTCCTGGAAAAGGTGAATTAATATATGGCAGAAAAATTTCAAAAAAGGAAGGGAAGTGACGTTATGAAGTTTACGATTCAATCACGCAACGATGAGATTTCGAATAAGTTAATGAAAGAAGCGAGAGTGTATTTGCGGGATTTCGGATTGAAATACGACGAAGAAGAACCCGACATTGTGTTGTCAATCGGCGGGGACGGGACGCTTCTGCACGCATTTCATAAATATATACATCGACTGGATAAGACATCGTTTGTCGGAATTCATACAGGTCATTTGGGATTTTATGCGGATTGGAAACCTTCTGAGATAGAAAAATTAGTCATTTTGATTGCGAGACAGGAATATGAAGTCATCGAATATCCGTTAATCGAAGTCACAATTAATTACCGGCACTCTGAAAAAAGTGCTTCCTATTTAGCGCTGAATGAATCCACAGTAAAATCGCCTGAAGTGACGCTCGTTATGGATGTTGAATTAAACGGCGAGCACTTTGAGCGTTTTAGAGGCGACGGACTCTGTATGTCTACACCGTCCGGATCGACCGCTTACAGCAAGTCTCTGGGCGGAGCCATCATCCATCCTTCATTGCCGTCAATGCAGCTGACCGAAATGGCTTCGATTAATAACCGCGTATTCCGTACGGTGGGGTCTCCGCTTATTCTGCCGGACCATCATATTTGTACGCTGACTCCTGTTAAAGGACCGGATTTCATGGTGACAGTCGACCACCTGCAGCTTCTGCACAAAGATGTAAAGTCGATCGAGTACAAAGTATCCAATGAAAAAATGGGCTTTGCCCGCTTCCGTCCGTTCCCATTCTGGAAACGTGTCAATGAATCATTTGTGGCGAGCGAGCTAATCTATGAACGTGAAGACGATGAAAAAAAATAACTCATTATTTCAGTTGCATTTTGATGTGACGCACAGCGGACTATTGCGGGATTTTTTAGCGCAGCATGAAATTTCCAAAACGACGTTAACTGCGATTAAATATCAGGGCGGAGAAATATTGGTCAATGGACAGCCGCAAAATGTCCGCTACAAACTGCAGCCGGCCGATCGCGTGTCAGTATTATTTCCGCCTGAGCAAGTGAGTGACGGCCTGACGCCTCAAGATGGTGAACTGTCTATTTTATATGAAGATGAAACCATTCTGGTGCTAGCTAAGCCGGCCGGACAAAGTACAATTCCTTCACGCAATCATCCGTTTGGAACGCTTGCGAATTTTGTCTGCGGAAAATTTGAACGGGAAGGCATTCTTTCTACTGTACATATGGTGACGCGTTTGGATACGGACACGTCAGGTATTATTTGTGCAGCGAAGAATCGTCATATTCATCATTTATTAAGTAAGCAAATGTCAGAAAAACTTTTTAGCCGGCAGTACACGGCATTTGCTGAAGGTTTTATTACTCCTTCTTTTATAACGGTTGAGCAGCCGATTGGAAGAAAAGAAGGCAGTATTATTGAACGTAAGGTATGTGAAAACGGGCAATATGCCAAAACGGATGTTTCAGTTACTGGACATTATCAACATGAAACAAGCCGGTTTTCCATCGTGAACCTGAACCTTCATACTGGACGCACACATCAGATTCGTGTTCATATGCAATGGTTAGGTCATCCTTTAGTCGGCGATGATTTATACGGCGCGAATGGGAATATGTTTGCACGCCAGGCGCTTCATTGCTCCGGCATCAGTTTTCTGCACCCATTGACGAAGGAGCGGATAGATTTCACCAGTCCGCTGCCGGAAGATATGGCATATTACTTACGGCAAAGCCGGCCGTTGCAAAACTGTTCGCAAGATATTCAACTCCCTGCTGTGCAGAATGGAATGCAGTATTCGGGAATCAAATAGTGCGCGGGATGCGTACGGTAAGTGCAGAGGGGAAGGTGTGGAATCATGACTACTCAATCAGAACAGACGAAAAATGAAGTTGTACTGGATGAAGATAAGCTGCGCGAATTGCTGAGCAATGAAGATATTCATTCGTTCAGGCAGGAATATCTGGCACTTCATCCATATGATCGGGCAATTTTTTATGAAGAAGTAGGTTCAGAGCTTCGGGAATTAATGTATTTTTATCTGTCGCCAAAAGAACTTGCGGAGGTATTCGAAACAAGTGAAATTGAAGAAGATGAATATGAAGAGTTCCTTGAGGAGATGGACGCGACTTATGCCGCAGAAATGATTTCATACATGTTTGTGGATAATGCGGTAGATGTCCTGAAAGAACTTGATAAAAAGAAAGTTGTCAGCTACCTGACATTAATGGATAAAGAAGCAGCTGTTCAAATTAAAGCTTTGCTTCACTATGAAGAGCATACTGCCGGTTCGATTATGACGACAGAATACGTTACAGTTTCCGAAAATTCGACTGTGCGTTCCGCTATGACCATATTGCGCAGTGAAGCCCCGAGTGCCGAGACGGTCTACTATATTTTCGTCGTGGATGACAGGCAGCGCCTGACGGGAGTTGTGTCATTGCGTGACTTGATTATTGCGGATGAAGATACATTAATCCGTCAAATTATGAGTGATCGTGTCGTCAGTGTATCGGTTTCCGATGATCAGGAAGACGTTGCCCGAACCATTCAGGACTATAATTTCCTTGCCGTTCCGGTTGTCGACTTCCAGCAGCATATTTTAGGGATTATTACAGTAGATGATATT
The Sporosarcina sp. P33 genome window above contains:
- a CDS encoding competence protein CoiA, with the protein product MLTAHTASGKQVVLTRQMSPASLRDWRKNETFHCPQCKEQVLLKVGEIVIPHFSHQQQTNCRDSFSEGESPTHLLGKTQLYELFTAHQLPTVLEPFLPDIKQRPDLLVTWQTQQVPIEFQCSTIPISHVNERNAGYRMLAMLPIWILVTPRAIQSSSASVLTHRFSRFQQHFIRHIDSVASEQLSIFLTYNPEKQQFHYLSHFIHLRGTQFAVCHSVMRMKHQTVPFAVPAAPSSAEIQELARHYLTARRKYLRSVIGYNQRGIHHRFLRACYEMRIQPIQLPAWIGVPTFGQEAFTESDSEWQLLLIAAMRQTRRTQFQLDAGVLHSFVKTFEGDSVKQLDACKHYVDFLRQRRIDIYRMDQFSGGDFVPGILAGRFLAMHARN
- the pepF gene encoding oligoendopeptidase F, translating into MTNDNRVLTRDEVSEEETWRLEDIFASDEAWDAEYRKIEGMANEAEQYKGTLGNGARPLFEALTYRDKLAERLRRLYTYAHLKTDQDTTNSFYQAMDGRIRTLVVKISTALSYFTPELLSIDEKKLNETIESHEGLRLYKQEFEELNAQRAHVLSSEQEELIAQLSEVTGKSSETFSMLNNADLTFGMVKDEEGNEIQLTHGRYSRFLESKDPKVREAAFKEMYARYGEFKNTFASTLSGNVKGHNVSAKIRNYSSARAAALSNNHIPEQVYENLVSTISNNLNLLHRYIALRKKVLKLDTLHMWDIYTPLVEDTEMKYTYEEAKETMLESFHPLGEDYRSVVREGLENRWVDVRENKGKRSGAYSSGSYGTNPYILMNWQDNVSNLFTLAHEFGHSVHSYYSRKYQPFIYSGYSIFVAEVASTVNEALLNDHLLKVTKDEDQRIYLLNYWLDGFRATVFRQTMFAEFEHLIHTLDQQGVPLTAEKLTEEYYALNEKYYGDAIVSDEEIGLEWARIPHFYMNYYVYQYATGYSAAVALSKQILEEGEPAVERYITNFLKAGSSDYPIEVLKKAGVDMTSEKPIEDACRVFEERLLELEQLLENRQ
- a CDS encoding DsbA family protein; its protein translation is MNYLTVIDDTLHYSASAKPIELYVFLDPYCKDCWSLQPMLRKMQVEYDHYFTLRIALKTPMTKLNVPSLIDPKDAKSTRRSNPCFPNIAVKAAEFQGKRAGFRYLSCLLEYSFLKNRDVASYSVLVEIAARVNLDVDEFIADFTSDETMRALQVDMYLGNEMEVDEAPAFVFFNSNIEDEGLKVSGLYDYEIYEQILEELIGEPLLPEMPPSIDSLFDRFDLLTTGEIAEVCHLTEKEAERELKKRLLKQEIERLPLQDRTIWRKKQPNCSLIKQHS
- a CDS encoding globin, yielding MTRKPVIPFEEIGEKRLHELIDKFYEKVAVHPDLYPIFPDDLSETARKQKQFQTQYLGGPNLFTEEHGHPMMKARHMPFPITPARADAWLACMAEAMDDVGLEGPLRDVYYKRLVLTANHMVNRNEEEDQ
- a CDS encoding lytic transglycosylase domain-containing protein — translated: MNLDPRNMRLLLEINTLQTLGAVQSFSANSSAGTNEFQTMLTQLMAGDRLGPELAGTAEQLLSQGTNALPFSLPSRPAETAAAAMPDSAPVSSKTQFADIIKQAADTYQLPEKLIAAVIRQESNFKSNAVSRAGAAGLMQLMPGTAKHLGVTNPMDPQQNIMGGAKYLRKMLNQFGSKEMALAAYNAGPGNVKKYGGIPPFKETQNYVKKVMTYYSQMV
- a CDS encoding NAD kinase produces the protein MKFTIQSRNDEISNKLMKEARVYLRDFGLKYDEEEPDIVLSIGGDGTLLHAFHKYIHRLDKTSFVGIHTGHLGFYADWKPSEIEKLVILIARQEYEVIEYPLIEVTINYRHSEKSASYLALNESTVKSPEVTLVMDVELNGEHFERFRGDGLCMSTPSGSTAYSKSLGGAIIHPSLPSMQLTEMASINNRVFRTVGSPLILPDHHICTLTPVKGPDFMVTVDHLQLLHKDVKSIEYKVSNEKMGFARFRPFPFWKRVNESFVASELIYEREDDEKK
- a CDS encoding RluA family pseudouridine synthase, with product MKKNNSLFQLHFDVTHSGLLRDFLAQHEISKTTLTAIKYQGGEILVNGQPQNVRYKLQPADRVSVLFPPEQVSDGLTPQDGELSILYEDETILVLAKPAGQSTIPSRNHPFGTLANFVCGKFEREGILSTVHMVTRLDTDTSGIICAAKNRHIHHLLSKQMSEKLFSRQYTAFAEGFITPSFITVEQPIGRKEGSIIERKVCENGQYAKTDVSVTGHYQHETSRFSIVNLNLHTGRTHQIRVHMQWLGHPLVGDDLYGANGNMFARQALHCSGISFLHPLTKERIDFTSPLPEDMAYYLRQSRPLQNCSQDIQLPAVQNGMQYSGIK
- the mgtE gene encoding magnesium transporter; translated protein: MTTQSEQTKNEVVLDEDKLRELLSNEDIHSFRQEYLALHPYDRAIFYEEVGSELRELMYFYLSPKELAEVFETSEIEEDEYEEFLEEMDATYAAEMISYMFVDNAVDVLKELDKKKVVSYLTLMDKEAAVQIKALLHYEEHTAGSIMTTEYVTVSENSTVRSAMTILRSEAPSAETVYYIFVVDDRQRLTGVVSLRDLIIADEDTLIRQIMSDRVVSVSVSDDQEDVARTIQDYNFLAVPVVDFQQHILGIITVDDIIDVIDEEASDDYSKLAGVSTMDTFDKNPFSAAKKRIPWLIILLVLGMLTANLIDLFTETISQVALLAAFIPLIAGTAGNSGTQSLAVAVRGIATRDIEDESKLKLLIREAGTGIITGVICAIFVVLLIFIWKHEIVIALLVGAAMMVSIFVATISGSFIPLFMHKLKVDPAVASGPFITTLNDVISIIIYLGLATVFLSSL